The following proteins are co-located in the Citrobacter freundii ATCC 8090 = MTCC 1658 = NBRC 12681 genome:
- a CDS encoding N-acyl-D-amino-acid deacylase family protein → MKTIFKNGNVIDGTGSEGRIADVMVDEGRIVAIGQIEVGVNEQVIDATGKIVCPGFIDTHTHSDLSAIINPALSAKIRQGITTELLGQDGVALAPLPEEYIPAWRKNIAGLDGDTDKIDWKYKNTDGYLNLLASRQPATNLAYLVPHGNVRMEAMGLDGRPSTREDVAKMCEVLERELKAGAFGLSTGLIYMPCAFGDTAEMIELCKVTAKYDGIFVVHQRSEADDIINSTQELIDIATATGVWLHISHMKVCGKKNWGLIDQMLGMLEQAQKEGIRISFDQYPYVAGSTMLGVILPPWVHSGGTDKLLERLASPELRAKMIDDIQQGIPGWDNFIDFAGLDQIFVTSVKTAKNQDAVGLNLVQLGELRGKDPYNATFDLLFEEENAVGMVDFYGTEEHVIKFLCRPEQNVCTDGLMGAGKPHPRVFGAFPRVLGKYVREEGCLSWEAAIRKMTGKPAEVLGLQDRGLLKVGYAADIVMFDPNTIADKGTFVEPNQYPEGIEIVMVNGRIALINGTESYACSGTVIRKQY, encoded by the coding sequence ATGAAAACCATTTTCAAAAACGGAAATGTAATTGATGGGACGGGCAGTGAAGGCAGAATTGCCGATGTGATGGTTGATGAAGGACGTATTGTCGCAATCGGCCAAATTGAGGTTGGTGTCAATGAGCAGGTTATTGATGCAACAGGAAAAATAGTTTGCCCTGGCTTTATTGATACCCATACGCACTCTGACCTGTCAGCCATTATTAACCCCGCGCTGTCGGCAAAAATTCGTCAGGGTATCACCACCGAACTGTTGGGCCAGGATGGCGTCGCCTTAGCACCGCTACCGGAAGAATATATTCCAGCCTGGCGTAAAAATATCGCCGGACTGGACGGTGACACCGACAAAATTGACTGGAAATATAAAAATACAGACGGTTATCTCAATCTGCTGGCATCGCGTCAGCCGGCGACAAACCTCGCGTATTTAGTTCCTCATGGCAACGTGCGCATGGAAGCGATGGGCCTGGATGGGCGTCCTTCGACCCGTGAAGACGTAGCGAAGATGTGTGAGGTCCTTGAGCGGGAGTTAAAAGCCGGGGCATTTGGACTTTCCACTGGTCTTATCTATATGCCTTGCGCCTTTGGTGATACTGCCGAAATGATTGAACTGTGTAAGGTCACGGCGAAATATGACGGGATTTTTGTGGTGCATCAGCGCAGTGAAGCTGACGATATTATCAACTCAACCCAGGAACTGATTGATATAGCCACAGCTACCGGCGTCTGGCTGCATATTTCGCATATGAAGGTTTGCGGCAAGAAAAACTGGGGGCTGATCGACCAAATGCTGGGCATGCTGGAACAGGCGCAGAAAGAGGGGATTCGTATCTCTTTCGACCAGTATCCGTATGTGGCGGGCAGCACGATGCTCGGCGTGATCCTGCCGCCCTGGGTTCACTCCGGTGGTACGGACAAATTACTTGAGCGTCTCGCCTCGCCCGAACTGCGCGCCAAAATGATTGACGATATTCAGCAGGGCATTCCTGGCTGGGATAACTTTATCGATTTTGCCGGTTTGGACCAGATTTTTGTCACCAGCGTGAAAACGGCAAAAAATCAGGATGCTGTCGGTTTGAACCTCGTCCAGTTGGGCGAGCTGCGTGGAAAAGATCCGTACAACGCCACCTTCGATCTGCTCTTTGAAGAGGAAAACGCCGTGGGGATGGTCGACTTCTACGGTACCGAAGAGCACGTGATTAAGTTTCTCTGTCGACCTGAACAAAACGTCTGTACCGATGGCTTGATGGGGGCTGGCAAACCGCACCCGCGCGTGTTTGGCGCATTCCCTCGCGTGCTCGGTAAATATGTTCGTGAAGAGGGATGTCTGAGCTGGGAAGCGGCAATCCGCAAGATGACGGGGAAACCTGCTGAAGTATTGGGTTTGCAGGATCGCGGACTGCTGAAGGTCGGTTATGCAGCGGATATCGTGATGTTCGATCCGAACACAATTGCGGATAAAGGCACTTTTGTTGAACCCAATCAGTACCCGGAAGGGATTGAAATTGTCATGGTTAATGGGCGCATTGCCTTAATCAATGGCACGGAAAGTTATGCCTGTAGCGGTACGGTTATTAGAAAACAATATTAA
- a CDS encoding YgeY family selenium metabolism-linked hydrolase, which produces MLSANRIEEVIKNCQALIQQKSYSGQEGEVVNAIKTMMQHYQFDDIHVDKYGNIVGGIVGNQPGKTLVLDGHIDTVPVNEEKWSRNPYGGDIEDGKIYGRGTTDMKGAVAAMISAVGFFGQDNQRNFAGKIYVACIVHEECFEGIAARLVSERYKPDYVIIGEASELNLKIGQRGRAEIVVETFGKPAHSANPQAGINAVYKMAQLIDKIRTITPPTHPVLGPGILELTDIKSSPYPGASVVPDYCRATYDRRLLVGETKESVIAPLENALAELIAQDPQFKARVSYAVGQESCYTGATIEGERFFPGWVYDESDEFVQAALAGVREAGFNPTITQYSFCTNGSHYAGEAGIKTIGFGPSRENLAHTIDEYIEIEQLTGSASGYYSIIQTLYRQ; this is translated from the coding sequence ATGTTATCTGCAAACCGCATTGAAGAAGTCATTAAAAACTGTCAGGCGCTGATCCAACAAAAAAGTTATTCCGGTCAGGAAGGGGAAGTGGTTAATGCCATAAAAACAATGATGCAGCATTACCAATTCGATGACATCCACGTTGATAAGTACGGCAACATTGTTGGCGGTATTGTCGGCAACCAGCCAGGGAAAACGCTGGTTCTCGATGGACATATCGATACCGTGCCGGTGAACGAAGAGAAGTGGTCCCGCAACCCATACGGCGGCGATATTGAAGATGGCAAAATTTATGGTCGCGGTACAACTGACATGAAAGGTGCCGTGGCGGCGATGATCTCCGCCGTGGGCTTTTTCGGTCAGGACAATCAGCGAAATTTTGCCGGGAAAATCTACGTTGCGTGCATCGTGCATGAAGAGTGTTTTGAAGGTATTGCCGCTCGCCTGGTCAGCGAGCGCTATAAGCCAGACTACGTGATCATCGGTGAAGCTTCCGAGTTAAACCTGAAAATTGGTCAACGTGGCCGCGCTGAAATTGTGGTCGAAACCTTTGGTAAACCCGCGCACTCCGCTAACCCGCAGGCGGGGATTAACGCGGTGTACAAAATGGCGCAATTGATCGACAAAATTCGCACGATCACGCCGCCAACGCATCCGGTTCTGGGGCCAGGCATTCTGGAACTGACCGACATTAAATCTTCGCCGTACCCGGGGGCCTCGGTGGTACCGGATTACTGTCGCGCAACCTACGATCGCCGTTTGCTGGTGGGTGAAACCAAAGAAAGCGTGATTGCTCCGCTGGAAAATGCGCTTGCGGAACTTATTGCTCAGGATCCGCAGTTTAAGGCCCGAGTGTCCTACGCGGTGGGTCAGGAGTCTTGCTATACCGGCGCCACTATTGAGGGAGAGCGGTTCTTCCCTGGCTGGGTGTACGACGAGTCCGACGAATTCGTGCAGGCAGCGTTGGCGGGCGTTCGCGAGGCTGGCTTTAATCCAACCATTACGCAGTACTCATTTTGTACCAACGGCAGCCACTATGCGGGCGAAGCGGGAATCAAAACCATCGGCTTCGGTCCTTCACGAGAAAACCTGGCACACACCATTGATGAGTATATCGAGATCGAGCAATTAACCGGCTCGGCCAGCGGCTATTACAGCATTATCCAGACACTCTATCGCCAATAA
- the dpaL gene encoding diaminopropionate ammonia-lyase: protein MQENLSFFINQTPFTEHPNAPLAPFSRQELVKALNFHRSIPGYAPTPLYTLPALAQKLGVKNIYLKDESQRFGLKAFKALGGSYAMACHIAELVGKDISELPFDVMTSEEVRHDLQTVTFATTTDGNHGRGVAWMARQLKQNAVVYMPKGSSQQRLASIRNEGATAEIVDMNYDDAVRMTAEQAEKYGWIVVQDTAWEGYEKIPQWIMQGYGTLMLEAIDQLHQVAPTHIFVQAGVGSFAGMVQGMVTAAWGENRPKVIVAEALIADCLYRSARSKEGDAIAVGGDLQTVMAGLACGEANSIGWKLLRDYANAFASCPDEVAALGMRMLGNPLAGDPQIISGESGAVTTGLLALLMTSPELAQTREQLGLDAHSRVLLVSTEGDTDPQQYLDIVWGGQYPGINK, encoded by the coding sequence ATGCAGGAAAACTTATCATTTTTTATCAACCAGACGCCGTTTACCGAACATCCGAACGCGCCGCTGGCACCGTTTAGCCGCCAGGAACTGGTAAAAGCGTTGAATTTTCATCGGTCTATTCCGGGCTATGCGCCGACGCCGCTATATACGCTACCTGCGCTTGCACAAAAATTGGGCGTAAAAAATATCTACCTCAAAGATGAATCTCAGCGTTTTGGCCTGAAAGCCTTCAAAGCGCTGGGTGGCTCCTATGCGATGGCGTGCCATATCGCTGAATTAGTTGGTAAGGATATCAGTGAACTGCCGTTTGACGTGATGACCAGCGAAGAGGTTCGTCACGATCTGCAAACTGTCACGTTTGCTACCACCACTGATGGCAACCACGGTCGCGGCGTGGCATGGATGGCGCGCCAACTGAAGCAAAACGCCGTGGTTTATATGCCAAAGGGCTCTTCGCAGCAACGTCTGGCCTCTATCCGTAACGAAGGCGCTACCGCTGAGATCGTCGATATGAACTATGACGATGCGGTTCGTATGACCGCGGAGCAGGCCGAAAAGTATGGCTGGATTGTCGTGCAGGATACCGCCTGGGAAGGATACGAAAAGATCCCGCAGTGGATTATGCAGGGCTACGGCACGCTGATGCTCGAGGCGATAGATCAGCTGCATCAGGTTGCGCCGACTCACATTTTTGTGCAGGCAGGCGTCGGCTCGTTTGCCGGCATGGTTCAGGGAATGGTGACGGCAGCCTGGGGTGAGAATCGCCCGAAAGTGATCGTCGCCGAAGCGTTAATTGCAGATTGCCTCTACCGCTCAGCCCGTTCGAAAGAGGGGGATGCCATTGCGGTGGGCGGTGATTTACAAACCGTGATGGCCGGTCTCGCCTGCGGTGAGGCGAACAGTATCGGCTGGAAACTGCTGCGCGACTATGCCAACGCATTTGCTTCCTGCCCTGATGAAGTTGCAGCGTTAGGCATGCGCATGTTGGGCAACCCGCTGGCAGGCGATCCACAGATTATTTCGGGTGAGTCAGGTGCGGTTACTACCGGTCTGCTGGCGCTGTTGATGACCTCACCTGAACTGGCGCAAACGCGTGAGCAACTGGGGCTGGATGCGCACTCTCGCGTGCTGTTAGTCAGCACCGAAGGGGATACCGACCCGCAACAATATCTGGATATTGTCTGGGGCGGACAGTACCCGGGCATCAACAAATAA
- a CDS encoding sigma-54 interaction domain-containing protein, translating to MISVLSNIQDDICNYADAISGITGTDVEIIDESLMRIAGTGKYRHMLNENVAKNGYIYRHVLQVRETVLIKNPGEHPLCQLCEKHHYCSEMLDLNAPIFLNNRVIGVIGIICSTQAQRDTLLSQIDKFVTFIEQIAVMISSKVFECLERLRAQETLGAFRRLIDAMDRGVVAIDGKGLIWHANHSADRILNREVQGLPLTIETTGDSLYGDEEAWLTLEGQKHHVLCKQISLSSQDNDRLTMVIFRDAHDYLSNLTPSPYESDIQVRLIGHSPSMEQLRSTIGKIANSYASVLITGESGSGKEVVAFAIHQSSPRKAAPFVTINCAAIPEQLLESELFGYVRGAFSGADPKGRMGKFELANGGSLFLDEIGDMPLHLQAKLLRVLQEKAITRVGSNNTINIDVRIIAATNKNINAMVENNQFREDLFYRLNVVPLVLPSLRERRADIAVLAQYFADEFSVSYQRPPQKLPDDVINRLYAWHWPGNIRELRNVIEYIFVMRGEAAGINASHLPPYLLTAADGRKTTMTAQPRQLASKGKQAEREAIENVIQRFGSSVEGKKQAATELGISIATLYRKIKLYGL from the coding sequence ATGATTTCAGTACTCAGCAATATTCAGGATGATATATGCAATTACGCCGACGCTATTTCTGGCATAACGGGCACGGACGTTGAAATCATTGATGAATCTTTAATGCGCATCGCGGGTACCGGGAAATACCGGCATATGCTCAATGAGAACGTGGCCAAAAATGGCTACATTTATCGTCACGTATTGCAGGTGCGAGAAACAGTACTGATCAAAAACCCCGGCGAGCATCCGCTGTGTCAGTTATGTGAAAAACACCACTACTGTTCTGAAATGCTGGATTTGAACGCACCTATTTTTCTCAATAATCGCGTGATTGGCGTGATCGGGATTATTTGCTCAACCCAGGCACAGCGTGACACGTTACTGAGCCAGATTGATAAATTTGTCACCTTTATTGAGCAAATCGCCGTAATGATCTCCAGTAAGGTCTTTGAATGCCTGGAACGTTTACGCGCACAGGAAACGCTTGGCGCATTTCGGCGTCTGATCGATGCCATGGACCGCGGCGTGGTAGCGATTGATGGCAAGGGTCTTATCTGGCATGCCAATCATTCAGCTGATCGCATCCTGAACCGTGAGGTTCAGGGATTACCTCTGACCATTGAAACAACCGGGGACAGCCTGTATGGCGATGAAGAAGCGTGGCTGACGCTTGAAGGTCAGAAACATCATGTACTGTGCAAACAAATTTCGCTCTCCTCACAGGATAACGATCGCTTAACCATGGTTATCTTTCGTGATGCACACGACTACCTGAGTAACCTTACTCCATCCCCTTATGAGTCCGACATACAGGTACGACTAATTGGTCACTCTCCCTCAATGGAACAGCTCAGAAGTACCATAGGTAAAATCGCCAACAGTTACGCCAGCGTGCTCATCACCGGGGAAAGTGGCTCGGGGAAAGAGGTCGTGGCATTTGCCATTCACCAGAGCAGTCCCCGTAAAGCCGCGCCTTTCGTAACAATCAACTGCGCGGCTATCCCAGAACAACTGCTGGAAAGCGAACTGTTTGGTTATGTTCGCGGCGCATTCAGCGGGGCTGATCCTAAAGGGCGAATGGGGAAATTTGAACTGGCCAACGGCGGCAGCCTGTTTCTGGATGAGATTGGCGATATGCCACTACACCTGCAGGCCAAGCTGCTCAGGGTATTGCAGGAAAAGGCGATCACCCGCGTTGGCTCTAATAACACCATCAATATTGATGTGCGCATTATTGCCGCAACTAACAAAAACATTAACGCGATGGTGGAAAATAATCAGTTTCGTGAAGATCTTTTCTATCGCCTGAACGTGGTCCCTCTGGTACTTCCTTCCCTGCGTGAACGCCGGGCTGATATTGCGGTCCTCGCACAGTATTTTGCCGATGAGTTTTCGGTCAGTTACCAGCGACCACCGCAAAAACTGCCTGATGACGTTATTAATCGCCTTTATGCCTGGCACTGGCCGGGTAACATTCGTGAATTACGCAACGTGATCGAATACATTTTTGTGATGCGCGGAGAAGCCGCTGGGATCAACGCCAGCCATCTTCCCCCTTACCTGCTTACCGCCGCTGACGGTAGAAAAACGACGATGACCGCACAACCCCGACAGCTTGCCAGCAAAGGAAAACAAGCGGAAAGGGAGGCTATCGAAAACGTCATCCAGCGATTCGGCTCAAGCGTTGAGGGGAAAAAGCAAGCCGCGACAGAACTGGGGATCAGCATTGCCACGCTCTATAGAAAAATAAAACTGTACGGACTGTAA
- a CDS encoding anti-virulence regulator CigR family protein yields MSRLRALATALVAVAAMTMCATPVLANPGNGNGNGNSGNHGNSGNHGNSSNHGNSGNKGNSQKGNSQAEQRKNYGKPDHVDSDISYNVARQYAVRYGLTGYKSLPPGIAKNLARGKPLPPGIAKKSVPSSMLNQLPYYPGYEWQVVGDNLVLIALSTAIVTAVINGVFD; encoded by the coding sequence ATGTCCAGACTTCGTGCTTTAGCAACAGCTTTAGTCGCCGTTGCCGCGATGACGATGTGCGCCACCCCAGTATTGGCCAACCCCGGTAATGGCAACGGCAATGGTAATAGTGGCAACCATGGTAATAGTGGCAACCATGGAAATAGTAGCAATCATGGTAATAGCGGGAATAAGGGCAATAGCCAGAAAGGCAATTCGCAGGCAGAACAACGTAAAAATTATGGTAAGCCGGACCATGTTGATAGTGACATCAGCTATAACGTGGCCAGACAGTATGCCGTCAGATATGGTTTGACGGGCTATAAGTCACTGCCTCCGGGTATCGCCAAAAATCTTGCGCGAGGAAAGCCGCTTCCTCCGGGGATCGCTAAGAAAAGTGTTCCATCCTCTATGCTGAACCAATTGCCGTATTATCCAGGTTATGAATGGCAGGTTGTGGGCGACAATCTGGTGTTGATTGCACTGAGTACGGCGATTGTCACCGCGGTAATTAATGGTGTGTTTGATTAA
- a CDS encoding carbonic anhydrase — protein MQHIIEGFLNFQKEIFPQRKELFRSLASSQNPKALFISCSDSRLVPELVTQQDPGQLFVIRNAGNIVPSFGPEPGGVSATIEYAVVALGVTDIVICGHSNCGAMKAIADSQPLDPMPAVAHWLHYADAAKAVVEKKTWDNPIDKVNAMVEENVIAQLNNIKTHPCVAVGLRNNALRLHGWVYDIESGEIRTLDKNSKTYVSLAENPQVHFE, from the coding sequence ATGCAACATATCATTGAGGGCTTCCTCAACTTCCAAAAAGAGATTTTCCCTCAACGCAAGGAACTCTTTCGCAGCCTGGCATCCAGCCAAAATCCTAAAGCGCTTTTCATCTCCTGTTCCGATAGCCGCCTGGTGCCAGAACTCGTTACTCAGCAAGACCCCGGACAGCTTTTCGTTATCCGCAACGCCGGTAATATCGTACCGTCATTTGGTCCGGAACCGGGTGGTGTATCCGCAACCATCGAATACGCGGTTGTCGCACTTGGCGTAACGGATATCGTCATCTGCGGTCACTCCAATTGTGGCGCGATGAAAGCCATTGCCGATAGCCAGCCCTTGGATCCGATGCCCGCTGTCGCTCACTGGCTGCACTATGCCGATGCCGCGAAAGCCGTGGTCGAGAAAAAAACCTGGGATAACCCAATCGACAAAGTTAACGCCATGGTAGAAGAGAACGTTATCGCACAGCTTAACAACATTAAAACGCATCCTTGTGTCGCGGTTGGGCTGCGCAATAATGCGCTTCGTTTGCACGGTTGGGTGTATGACATCGAAAGCGGTGAAATCCGTACCCTGGATAAAAACAGCAAAACCTACGTTTCCCTTGCAGAAAACCCACAAGTGCATTTCGAGTAA
- the galE gene encoding UDP-glucose 4-epimerase GalE yields MAILVTGGAGYIGSHTVLTLLERGDDVVVIDNLANASQISLDRVAELTGREPIVYIADVLDRPALKNIFANHNITDVIHFAGLKSVSESIKEPLAYYENNVTGTLVLLDEMLAAGVNRFIFSSSATVYGNPESVPLSEQSRTGGTTNPYGTSKLMVEQILADFSRAQPDFRITCLRYFNPVGAHPSGRIGEDPNGIPNNLVPYISQVAIGKLETVSVYGNDYPTPDGTGVRDYIHVMDLATGHLAALDCLNKGAAYKVINLGTGVGYSVIKLIEAFEKAAQTKINYKVVARRPGDIAECWSDPSLAYKELGWKAIYSLDEMMRDTWNWQKNNPNGYQI; encoded by the coding sequence ATGGCAATTCTGGTCACTGGTGGTGCAGGTTATATTGGTTCACATACTGTTTTAACGCTACTGGAAAGAGGCGATGATGTCGTTGTCATCGATAATCTGGCGAACGCCAGTCAAATCTCGCTGGACAGGGTCGCGGAACTCACTGGAAGAGAGCCTATTGTCTATATCGCCGATGTTCTCGACAGGCCGGCATTGAAAAACATTTTCGCCAACCATAACATCACCGATGTCATTCATTTTGCCGGGCTTAAATCGGTTTCAGAGTCGATAAAAGAGCCCCTCGCCTACTATGAAAACAACGTCACCGGAACGCTGGTTTTACTGGATGAGATGCTGGCCGCAGGCGTTAATCGTTTCATTTTTAGCTCATCCGCCACGGTATATGGTAATCCGGAAAGCGTACCGCTTAGCGAGCAATCGCGTACGGGCGGCACCACCAATCCGTACGGCACCTCTAAGTTGATGGTCGAACAAATTCTGGCTGACTTCTCTCGTGCACAACCCGATTTCCGCATTACCTGCCTGCGCTATTTCAACCCGGTCGGCGCCCATCCATCGGGTCGGATTGGTGAGGATCCTAACGGTATCCCCAATAATCTGGTTCCGTACATCTCCCAGGTCGCGATTGGTAAGCTGGAAACCGTGTCGGTGTACGGTAATGATTATCCCACTCCCGACGGTACCGGCGTGCGTGATTATATTCACGTCATGGATCTGGCGACCGGTCATTTAGCCGCGCTGGATTGCCTGAACAAAGGCGCGGCTTACAAGGTGATTAATCTCGGTACCGGTGTCGGTTATTCCGTGATTAAGTTGATTGAAGCATTTGAAAAAGCAGCGCAGACTAAAATTAATTATAAGGTTGTCGCCAGAAGACCTGGAGACATTGCCGAATGTTGGTCTGACCCATCGCTGGCATATAAGGAGTTAGGTTGGAAGGCCATCTACAGCCTTGATGAAATGATGCGTGACACCTGGAACTGGCAAAAAAACAACCCGAATGGGTATCAAATTTAA
- a CDS encoding DUF4832 domain-containing protein — protein sequence MKRKWVCALLCMFFPLTVMAALTTVTPKALTGPLTNPGIGVASFHQGYGETLGLADYPNTGFEYERFYWRDLEPVEGQYNFALVDDAFKYAAAHRPAMNVGLRFMVLAEPESGSQIPDWLIKKGVKGTWTPDKKTFAPDLDDPLFIQYSQRLLNAFGKRYDGNENLAFVDIGMVGSWGEWHNSNFPNLKPLLERYTTAQLDRYVAMHFSAFPVTPKTMLISGGQSLANAVERGAGWRADCWGDLRVFSDSWNHMTDDYPQRLLAAQQSYSGFNDAWKRAPVSLEICSYMQDWKNTFHYTRAEVQGIFDWAVKQHASTINLKSRAIPSDYRPIVDDALTKLGYRFRLASLSHESVWDSGQTLTLNSTWYNEGIAPIYLPYMLAFRVVDNANKVVAQGNSAEDIRRWLPGKYQVSYALSMPGRLAKGQYAIEVAMLDKSGAARINFANEGKQNSGWYRVSTITVQ from the coding sequence ATGAAACGTAAATGGGTTTGTGCGTTGTTGTGCATGTTTTTCCCGCTGACGGTCATGGCCGCATTGACGACCGTTACCCCCAAAGCATTGACGGGCCCGCTAACCAATCCGGGGATTGGCGTGGCAAGTTTTCATCAGGGATACGGTGAAACGCTGGGGCTGGCGGACTATCCCAATACCGGATTTGAATACGAGCGTTTTTACTGGCGGGACCTGGAGCCAGTCGAAGGCCAGTACAATTTTGCGTTGGTGGATGATGCCTTCAAATACGCGGCGGCACATCGTCCAGCGATGAATGTCGGGCTACGATTTATGGTACTGGCAGAGCCGGAAAGCGGCTCGCAAATTCCTGACTGGCTGATTAAAAAAGGCGTGAAAGGTACCTGGACGCCGGATAAAAAGACATTTGCCCCGGATTTAGACGATCCTCTGTTTATTCAATACAGCCAGCGTCTGTTGAACGCATTTGGTAAGCGCTACGATGGTAATGAGAATCTCGCGTTTGTTGATATTGGCATGGTGGGATCATGGGGAGAATGGCATAACAGCAACTTCCCGAACCTGAAGCCATTACTGGAGCGATACACCACGGCGCAACTGGATCGCTACGTCGCGATGCACTTTTCTGCTTTTCCGGTGACGCCAAAAACCATGCTGATAAGCGGCGGACAAAGTCTGGCGAATGCGGTGGAGCGTGGGGCAGGATGGCGTGCGGACTGTTGGGGGGACCTGCGCGTATTTTCGGACTCCTGGAACCATATGACTGATGATTACCCGCAGCGATTGCTGGCTGCGCAGCAGAGTTATTCAGGGTTCAACGACGCATGGAAACGTGCGCCGGTGAGCCTGGAGATCTGCTCGTATATGCAGGACTGGAAGAATACCTTTCACTATACACGTGCTGAAGTGCAGGGGATTTTTGACTGGGCGGTCAAACAGCACGCCAGTACCATTAACCTGAAATCGAGAGCGATACCGAGCGACTATCGACCTATTGTCGACGATGCGCTGACCAAATTGGGCTATCGATTTCGCCTGGCGTCCCTGAGCCATGAGTCCGTGTGGGACAGCGGACAAACGCTGACATTGAACAGTACCTGGTACAATGAGGGTATCGCTCCGATTTATCTGCCTTATATGCTGGCATTCCGTGTTGTGGACAATGCTAATAAGGTGGTGGCACAGGGGAATTCCGCGGAGGATATTCGCCGCTGGCTCCCCGGTAAGTATCAGGTCAGTTATGCGTTATCTATGCCAGGCCGACTGGCAAAAGGGCAGTACGCGATTGAGGTTGCGATGTTGGATAAGTCGGGTGCGGCGAGAATTAACTTTGCCAATGAAGGGAAGCAGAACAGCGGCTGGTACCGGGTATCAACAATAACAGTACAATAG
- a CDS encoding glycosyltransferase family 4 protein: MSKIITVFGTRGIPDVLGGVETHCQNLYPAIKQQFDVDICVIARSPYVNYKRSVYKKVETYALWAPKKRSLEAIVHSVLAVFRTRIDHSDIVHVHAIGPGLVIPLLRVMGKKVVFTHHGPDYDRQKWGFVAKKILLLGERWAVRYANEVIVISEVINQLIQKKHGRYDAHLIHNGVNEPRLLSELTIDNTLSRFGLQPKNYLVVVGRFVEEKGMHDAIAAYQHSGLTMPLVLIGDADHPTEYSIRLKKLAADTPGVVMTGFLRGDELQAVFSQARLFVMPSYHEGLPIALLEAMSFSLPAVVSDIPANLEVQLPAETYFKVGDVTGLAEKLGQGVTANSVDYRVYLQNYNWHEIAKKTVNVYHSIDKDIG, from the coding sequence ATGAGTAAAATAATAACGGTTTTTGGAACGCGTGGTATTCCCGATGTATTGGGCGGTGTGGAGACACACTGTCAGAATCTTTATCCTGCCATTAAGCAGCAGTTCGATGTGGATATTTGCGTGATTGCTCGCTCACCATATGTAAATTACAAACGTTCGGTCTATAAAAAAGTCGAGACCTACGCGCTGTGGGCACCCAAAAAGCGCTCGCTGGAAGCTATTGTCCATTCCGTTTTAGCGGTGTTTAGGACACGTATCGACCATTCGGATATTGTGCATGTCCATGCTATCGGCCCTGGCCTTGTGATCCCACTCTTACGCGTGATGGGTAAGAAGGTGGTTTTCACCCACCACGGACCTGATTACGATCGTCAGAAATGGGGTTTCGTTGCAAAAAAAATATTGCTGCTGGGCGAACGTTGGGCGGTAAGATATGCCAACGAGGTGATTGTGATTTCTGAAGTTATTAATCAACTGATCCAGAAAAAACATGGTCGCTATGATGCGCATTTAATTCACAATGGCGTAAACGAGCCGCGGTTGTTATCAGAGCTCACCATCGACAATACGCTCTCCCGCTTTGGGCTGCAGCCGAAAAATTATCTCGTTGTGGTTGGACGGTTTGTGGAAGAAAAAGGGATGCATGATGCCATTGCCGCCTATCAACACAGCGGTTTGACCATGCCGTTAGTGTTAATTGGTGATGCGGATCATCCAACCGAATACAGCATTCGCCTCAAAAAGCTTGCCGCCGACACGCCAGGCGTAGTGATGACCGGTTTCTTACGTGGTGATGAGCTGCAGGCGGTGTTTTCGCAGGCCAGGCTATTTGTGATGCCTTCATACCATGAAGGATTGCCCATTGCGCTGCTGGAGGCAATGTCATTTTCTCTTCCGGCCGTCGTCAGTGATATTCCTGCTAACCTTGAAGTTCAACTGCCTGCCGAGACCTATTTTAAGGTGGGAGATGTAACCGGTCTGGCCGAAAAATTAGGCCAAGGGGTAACAGCAAATAGCGTGGACTATCGTGTATATTTGCAAAACTACAATTGGCATGAAATCGCCAAAAAGACGGTTAACGTCTATCACTCAATTGATAAAGATATAGGTTAA